Proteins from a genomic interval of Corynebacterium deserti GIMN1.010:
- a CDS encoding cation:proton antiporter yields MTILFMLITLLLATVIVVAIGDKTGLPWPALMTIVAAGGALLPFLPEFTIPADLILPIFIPPLLWALARRSSWAVIKTQMSTIIYMSVLLVFITIAVLTGATLLLLPGIGIAGAIMLAAAIAPPDPVAVDAVAEPAGIPKRITTTLQTEGLFNDAASIVAFHVALAALVAGEDLSWSTGILEFVWSVVAAIVLGLVVGRLAAWFTDHVASVEARNAFTWVLPFAIYIVAEEIGGSGVIAIVIAAVEMNSRASIGAEDRLTGSAFWGTVEVLFTGMAFGLIGLNVRTAIDEVGAELWHAVLVGVVLSVVAIVVRGLWMYLIYKKNRKQIARKGPATAVMRAPLRLQEALLMTWAGMRGLVTLALVLSIPQDVFLYHHELQVIALVVLLITMVGPGMSLPWLMKKLNLDQGPDAAGDESIAKLTERAHKAATDHLIETTNLPVEQMSAIRNWISQEIDAEDTSRQEIEHMRTKAHDARIGAIKAAQAELLKARQERGVNPAYVDEVLTTIDRMLVAAER; encoded by the coding sequence ATGACGATCTTGTTCATGCTCATAACGTTGCTGCTTGCCACAGTCATTGTGGTCGCCATTGGGGATAAAACTGGACTCCCTTGGCCTGCATTGATGACCATCGTGGCGGCAGGTGGAGCGCTTTTGCCGTTCCTACCGGAATTCACCATCCCGGCAGATCTCATCCTGCCGATCTTCATTCCGCCTCTATTGTGGGCGTTGGCGAGGCGTTCGTCGTGGGCAGTGATCAAGACACAGATGTCCACCATCATCTATATGTCGGTGTTGTTGGTCTTTATCACCATCGCTGTGCTCACCGGCGCCACTCTCCTGCTGCTTCCCGGTATCGGCATTGCGGGTGCCATCATGTTGGCTGCTGCTATCGCTCCTCCAGATCCCGTGGCCGTTGATGCTGTGGCAGAGCCAGCAGGTATTCCAAAGCGCATTACCACCACCTTGCAGACTGAAGGCCTGTTCAATGATGCCGCCAGCATCGTCGCCTTCCATGTGGCGTTGGCTGCTCTGGTCGCAGGGGAAGATCTCTCTTGGTCCACTGGCATCCTCGAGTTTGTATGGTCAGTTGTCGCAGCGATTGTTTTGGGGCTCGTCGTTGGCCGTCTTGCCGCATGGTTCACCGACCACGTGGCATCCGTTGAGGCGCGCAATGCCTTCACCTGGGTGCTCCCCTTTGCTATTTACATCGTGGCGGAAGAAATTGGCGGCTCTGGCGTTATCGCGATCGTGATTGCCGCTGTTGAGATGAATTCGCGCGCATCGATTGGCGCCGAGGATCGACTCACGGGGTCGGCCTTCTGGGGAACCGTCGAAGTGCTTTTTACCGGTATGGCTTTTGGTCTCATCGGTCTCAATGTTCGCACTGCCATCGATGAGGTCGGAGCAGAGCTCTGGCATGCGGTGTTGGTTGGCGTCGTGCTATCGGTTGTCGCGATCGTGGTTCGCGGGCTGTGGATGTATCTCATTTACAAGAAAAACCGCAAACAAATCGCCAGAAAGGGGCCTGCAACTGCGGTGATGCGTGCGCCGCTGCGTCTGCAGGAGGCTTTGTTGATGACGTGGGCGGGCATGCGCGGACTGGTCACCTTGGCGCTGGTGCTGTCGATTCCGCAGGATGTTTTCCTGTATCACCACGAGCTTCAGGTCATCGCACTGGTCGTGTTGCTCATCACCATGGTGGGCCCAGGCATGTCGCTGCCGTGGCTGATGAAGAAACTCAACTTGGATCAAGGCCCGGATGCGGCGGGTGATGAGAGCATCGCGAAGCTCACCGAACGCGCTCACAAAGCCGCCACGGATCACTTGATTGAGACGACTAATCTGCCGGTAGAGCAGATGTCGGCGATTCGCAACTGGATTTCCCAGGAAATTGATGCAGAAGATACGTCACGTCAGGAAATTGAGCATATGCGCACCAAAGCTCACGATGCCCGAATTGGTGCCATCAAGGCTGCTCAGGCTGAGTTATTGAAGGCGCGTCAGGAGCGAGGCGTCAACCCGGCGTATGTGGATGAGGTGCTCACCACCATCGACCGCATGTTGGTCGCGGCTGAGCGTTAA
- a CDS encoding YchJ family protein has translation MPLLDVDKRCPCGTGLNFGDCCYRFHSGEMVAPTAEALMRSRFTAFAVGDSQYLLDTWDKETRPSDLTLDVGITFYRLDILETEGGGPFDSTGRVKFHALYKGLASGVQEEDSTFRKVDGRWVYSTGAVD, from the coding sequence ATGCCACTTCTTGATGTTGATAAGCGCTGCCCTTGCGGAACTGGCCTCAATTTTGGTGATTGCTGCTATCGATTCCACTCGGGCGAAATGGTTGCTCCCACCGCCGAGGCTTTGATGCGTTCGCGATTTACGGCCTTTGCTGTTGGCGATTCCCAGTACTTGCTGGATACCTGGGATAAAGAAACCCGCCCCAGTGACCTCACCCTTGACGTTGGGATCACGTTCTACCGCCTCGATATCCTCGAAACTGAAGGCGGCGGACCGTTCGATTCGACAGGGCGTGTGAAGTTCCACGCCCTCTACAAAGGACTTGCCTCCGGTGTGCAGGAGGAAGATTCCACATTTCGCAAGGTTGATGGCCGATGGGTATATTCCACAGGCGCTGTCGATTAG
- a CDS encoding bifunctional alpha/beta hydrolase/OsmC family protein: MHSISVKVPSSQGLMMAATLDLPDTDPLAYAMFAHCFTGSRFTPAAARVSKTLAESGIACLRFDFPGLGQSEGEFSETSFSSNVHDIVAASKWLEENHSAPQLLIGHSLGGAASLKAATLISSLKAVATLGAPFDPAHAVLHFADRIGDVDDQGAVTLTLGGRDVTISREFLEDLAETNPEDHLRKLRKPLLLLHSPIDQTVGVDNAQLIFRVTRYPKSLVSLDKADHLLTKDGTAQRAAHIIRTWVEPYLVPENETDSQVALPEGVAESTTIKSSKYGAAVRTGKFELITDREKINGGKGLGYTPTSLLVSALAAATSQSIRQAALEGRIKGLDDVRVSISRVVTGEGSDPAQIRLRRQISLIGDLSADDTAELLAAAGTSELERMLSHGVIIDDEDA, translated from the coding sequence GTGCATTCAATCAGCGTGAAAGTACCGTCATCTCAAGGTTTGATGATGGCGGCTACTCTCGATCTCCCCGATACCGACCCCCTCGCGTATGCGATGTTCGCCCACTGCTTCACCGGATCCCGCTTCACCCCGGCCGCAGCGAGGGTGAGCAAAACGCTTGCTGAATCCGGAATCGCCTGCCTGCGCTTCGATTTTCCCGGCCTTGGCCAATCAGAAGGCGAATTCTCAGAGACCTCATTTAGCTCCAATGTCCACGACATCGTTGCGGCATCTAAGTGGCTGGAAGAAAACCACTCCGCTCCCCAACTGCTCATTGGCCATTCCCTCGGCGGTGCAGCATCTCTCAAGGCAGCGACCTTGATCTCCTCCCTGAAGGCCGTTGCAACCCTGGGAGCACCTTTTGACCCTGCCCACGCAGTGCTCCACTTTGCTGACCGCATCGGCGATGTCGATGACCAGGGTGCGGTCACGCTAACACTTGGCGGCCGCGATGTCACCATCTCCAGGGAATTCCTCGAAGACCTCGCAGAGACCAACCCAGAAGATCACCTGCGGAAGCTGCGTAAACCGTTGCTGCTGCTACATTCCCCCATCGACCAAACCGTCGGCGTGGACAACGCCCAACTAATTTTCCGCGTTACCCGATACCCCAAGTCCCTGGTCTCCCTGGATAAAGCCGACCATTTGCTCACCAAGGACGGCACCGCACAGCGCGCCGCCCACATCATCCGCACCTGGGTTGAGCCGTACCTAGTTCCAGAAAACGAGACCGACTCCCAGGTTGCACTGCCAGAAGGTGTGGCCGAATCCACGACAATCAAGTCCAGCAAGTACGGTGCCGCAGTGCGCACCGGCAAATTTGAGCTCATCACCGACCGTGAGAAAATCAACGGCGGTAAAGGCCTCGGCTACACCCCAACCTCACTGTTGGTCTCGGCACTTGCTGCCGCCACCTCCCAAAGCATCCGCCAAGCAGCACTTGAAGGACGTATTAAAGGGCTTGACGACGTCCGGGTGTCCATCTCCCGCGTCGTCACCGGTGAAGGTTCAGATCCTGCCCAGATTCGTCTTCGCCGACAGATCTCTCTCATCGGCGATCTATCCGCCGACGACACTGCAGAACTGCTCGCAGCTGCTGGAACCTCTGAACTAGAACGCATGCTTTCCCACGGTGTCATCATCGACGACGAGGACGCCTAA